One Chionomys nivalis chromosome 4, mChiNiv1.1, whole genome shotgun sequence genomic region harbors:
- the Gask1a gene encoding Golgi-associated kinase 1A isoform X1: MASWLWRRLRGKKQSVMAFCLLMILSAVTVTHLPPEHPASTPRLGPMEPQGKIGMPEPNIWQTLNSSQRQRARNLGFRKGGALPRDSILVCAEKQSHKVRVDRSRHALRVRRDVAGPGGPTLSAQHHVQENEVRDAGGTDLDQPEHGGPVQESQSKTDTLVRPLPVSSLATFQAWRKTAALSLAGSSLPGAKDRVLTGGKTEGITSGPGTHWWPGTAEELQRSLWCRTETPGSLASAAAGEQVPPWFTEHDVQTLWLLAHGEVVGKARVPAHGQVLQVGLSAMGTFQDMSPLRLSQLCSQGLCGLIKRPRDLHEVLAFHVDRVLGLRRSLPAVARSFHSPLLPYRYTDGGLRPVIWWAPDVQHLGDPDEDQNSLALGWLQYQALLASGCSWPGQSLCQGIHHAEWARLALFDFLLQVHDRLDRYCCGFEPEPSDPCVEEGLREKCQNPEELRLVHILVRSSDPSCLVFIDNAGNLQQPEDKLNFRLLEGIDGFPESVVKVLASGCLQNLLLKSLQMDQVFWESQGGARGLKHALETLERRGQVLLRHIQRHNLTLFGD; this comes from the exons GCGTCTTGGCTCTGGAGAAGGCTTCGTGGCAAGAAACAGTCAGTGATGGCATTCTGCCTCCTGATGATCCTGTCTGCAGTGACTGTCACTCACCTCCCTCCGGAGCATCCAGCATCCACCCCCAGACTTGGTCCCATGGAGCCCCAGGGGAAAATCGGCATGCCTGAGCCCAACATTTGGCAGACTTTGAACTCTAGCCAGAGGCAGCGGGCAAGAAACCTGGGCTTCCGAAAAGGCGGGGCTTTGCCCAGAGATTCCATCTTGGTCTGTGCCGAGAAGCAAAGCCACAAAGTGCGAGTGGACAGAAGCAGACACGCACTGAGGGTCAGAAGAGATGTCGCTGGGCCAGGAGGTCCAACACTCAGTGCCCAACATCATGTGCAGGAGAACGAGGTCAGAGATGCAGGAGGCACAGACCTGGACCAGCCTGAGCATGGTGGTCCTGTCCAAGAGAGTCAGAGTAAGACAGACACCCTGGTTAGGCCACTCCCAGTGAGCAGCCTGGCAACTTTCCAGGCATGGAGAAAAACCGCTGCACTGAGTTTGGCTGGGAGCTCTCTGCCAGGAGCCAAGGACAGAGTCTTGACTGGCGGGAAGACTGAGGGTATCACCTCAGGTCCAGGGACTCACTGGTGGCCTGGTACTGCTGAGGAGCTGCAGAGGTCCCTGTGGTGCCGTACTGAGACCCCCGGGTCATTGGCCAGTGCTGCAGCCGGGGAGCAGGTTCCACCGTGGTTCACAGAACACGACGTCCAGACTCTCTGGTTACTGGCCCATGGGGAGGTGGTGGGCAAAGCCAGGGTTCCCGCCCACGGGCAGGTGCTGCAGGTCGGACTATCTGCTATGGGTACCTTCCAGGACATGTCTCCTCTCAGGCTCAGCCAGCTCTGCTCCCAGGGCCTCTGCGGCCTCATCAAGAGGCCCAGGGACCTGCATGAAGTCCTAGCCTTCCACGTGGACCGTGTACTGGGACTCCGACGGAGCCTGCCTGCTGTAGCCCGGAGCTTCCACAGCCCTCTTCTGCCCTACCGCTACACGGATGGCGGTCTGAGGCCCGTCATCTGGTGGGCACCCGATGTGCAGCACTTAGGAGACCCAGATGAGGACCAGAACTCTCTAGCCTTGGGCTGGTTGCAGTACCAGGCCCTGCTGGCTAGTGGCTGCAGCTGGCCAGGCCAGAGCCTGTGCCAGGGCATCCACCATGCTGAGTGGGCACGTTTGGCCCTCTTTGACTTCCTGCTGCAG GTCCATGACCGCCTGGATCGCTACTGCTGCGGCTTTGAGCCTGAGCCCTCAGACCCCTGTGTGGAAGAGGGGCTTCGAGAGAAATGTCAGAACCCAGAAGAGCTGCGGCTGGTGCACATCCTG GTCCGGAGCAGTGATCCATCTTGTTTGGTGTTCATAGACAATGCTGGTAATCTCCAGCAACCTGAGGACAAGCTGAACTTTCGGCTCCTGGAAGGCATAGATGG GTTTCCTGAGTCCGTCGTGAAGGTTCTTGCATCAGGGTGTCTACAGAACCTGCTGCTCAAGTCACTGCAGATGGACCAGGTGTTCTGGGAGAGCCAAGGCGGAGCCAGAGGTCTGAAGCACGCCCTTGAGACACTGGAGAGGCGAGGACAGGTCTTGCTGAGACACATTCAGAGGCACAACCTCACGCTCTTCGGGGACTAG
- the Gask1a gene encoding Golgi-associated kinase 1A isoform X2, protein MASWLWRRLRGKKQSVMAFCLLMILSAVTVTHLPPEHPASTPRLGPMEPQGKIGMPEPNIWQTLNSSQRQRARNLGFRKGGALPRDSILVCAEKQSHKVRVDRSRHALRVRRDVAGPGGPTLSAQHHVQENEVRDAGGTDLDQPEHGGPVQESQSKTDTLVRPLPVSSLATFQAWRKTAALSLAGSSLPGAKDRVLTGGKTEGITSGPGTHWWPGTAEELQRSLWCRTETPGSLASAAAGEQVPPWFTEHDVQTLWLLAHGEVVGKARVPAHGQVLQVGLSAMGTFQDMSPLRLSQLCSQGLCGLIKRPRDLHEVLAFHVDRVLGLRRSLPAVARSFHSPLLPYRYTDGGLRPVIWWAPDVQHLGDPDEDQNSLALGWLQYQALLASGCSWPGQSLCQGIHHAEWARLALFDFLLQVHDRLDRYCCGFEPEPSDPCVEEGLREKCQNPEELRLVHILTMLVISSNLRTS, encoded by the exons GCGTCTTGGCTCTGGAGAAGGCTTCGTGGCAAGAAACAGTCAGTGATGGCATTCTGCCTCCTGATGATCCTGTCTGCAGTGACTGTCACTCACCTCCCTCCGGAGCATCCAGCATCCACCCCCAGACTTGGTCCCATGGAGCCCCAGGGGAAAATCGGCATGCCTGAGCCCAACATTTGGCAGACTTTGAACTCTAGCCAGAGGCAGCGGGCAAGAAACCTGGGCTTCCGAAAAGGCGGGGCTTTGCCCAGAGATTCCATCTTGGTCTGTGCCGAGAAGCAAAGCCACAAAGTGCGAGTGGACAGAAGCAGACACGCACTGAGGGTCAGAAGAGATGTCGCTGGGCCAGGAGGTCCAACACTCAGTGCCCAACATCATGTGCAGGAGAACGAGGTCAGAGATGCAGGAGGCACAGACCTGGACCAGCCTGAGCATGGTGGTCCTGTCCAAGAGAGTCAGAGTAAGACAGACACCCTGGTTAGGCCACTCCCAGTGAGCAGCCTGGCAACTTTCCAGGCATGGAGAAAAACCGCTGCACTGAGTTTGGCTGGGAGCTCTCTGCCAGGAGCCAAGGACAGAGTCTTGACTGGCGGGAAGACTGAGGGTATCACCTCAGGTCCAGGGACTCACTGGTGGCCTGGTACTGCTGAGGAGCTGCAGAGGTCCCTGTGGTGCCGTACTGAGACCCCCGGGTCATTGGCCAGTGCTGCAGCCGGGGAGCAGGTTCCACCGTGGTTCACAGAACACGACGTCCAGACTCTCTGGTTACTGGCCCATGGGGAGGTGGTGGGCAAAGCCAGGGTTCCCGCCCACGGGCAGGTGCTGCAGGTCGGACTATCTGCTATGGGTACCTTCCAGGACATGTCTCCTCTCAGGCTCAGCCAGCTCTGCTCCCAGGGCCTCTGCGGCCTCATCAAGAGGCCCAGGGACCTGCATGAAGTCCTAGCCTTCCACGTGGACCGTGTACTGGGACTCCGACGGAGCCTGCCTGCTGTAGCCCGGAGCTTCCACAGCCCTCTTCTGCCCTACCGCTACACGGATGGCGGTCTGAGGCCCGTCATCTGGTGGGCACCCGATGTGCAGCACTTAGGAGACCCAGATGAGGACCAGAACTCTCTAGCCTTGGGCTGGTTGCAGTACCAGGCCCTGCTGGCTAGTGGCTGCAGCTGGCCAGGCCAGAGCCTGTGCCAGGGCATCCACCATGCTGAGTGGGCACGTTTGGCCCTCTTTGACTTCCTGCTGCAG GTCCATGACCGCCTGGATCGCTACTGCTGCGGCTTTGAGCCTGAGCCCTCAGACCCCTGTGTGGAAGAGGGGCTTCGAGAGAAATGTCAGAACCCAGAAGAGCTGCGGCTGGTGCACATCCTG ACAATGCTGGTAATCTCCAGCAACCTGAGGACAAGCTGA